In Thauera aromatica K172, one DNA window encodes the following:
- a CDS encoding carbon-nitrogen hydrolase family protein, which yields MNSSPAPQAFHRPPGPVRIAAIQTVSGPDVDANLDAAAALVAEAAAAGAVLVALPEYFPLISTDESAKVRIREAEGDGPLQDFLAATARRHGVWLVGGTIPLCASVDDRVRNSTLVFDDQGRRVARYDKIHLFGFCRGEERYDEAATIERGGEVCCFDSPVGRTGLSVCYDLRFPELFRAMGEVDLIVLPAAFTFTTGRAHWEVLLRARAIENQCYVMAPAQGGRHPGGRRTWGHTMIIDPWGEVLACREEGPGVVLAELDPGRIAEVRESLPALRHRCLG from the coding sequence ATGAACTCCAGCCCCGCCCCCCAAGCTTTCCACCGACCGCCCGGCCCGGTCCGCATCGCCGCGATCCAGACCGTCTCCGGACCGGACGTCGACGCCAACCTCGACGCGGCTGCGGCGCTGGTGGCCGAGGCCGCCGCCGCCGGGGCCGTCCTGGTGGCCCTGCCCGAGTATTTTCCGCTGATCAGCACCGACGAGTCGGCCAAGGTACGCATCCGCGAAGCCGAAGGCGACGGTCCGCTGCAGGACTTTCTCGCCGCCACCGCGCGCCGTCACGGCGTGTGGCTGGTCGGCGGCACGATTCCATTGTGCGCCAGCGTCGACGACAGGGTGCGCAACAGCACCCTGGTGTTCGACGACCAGGGGCGCCGTGTCGCGCGCTATGACAAGATCCACCTGTTCGGCTTTTGCCGCGGCGAGGAGCGCTACGACGAAGCGGCGACCATCGAGCGGGGCGGCGAAGTGTGCTGCTTCGATTCGCCGGTCGGGCGCACCGGACTGTCGGTGTGCTACGACCTGCGCTTTCCGGAGCTGTTCCGGGCGATGGGCGAAGTCGACCTGATCGTGCTGCCGGCAGCATTCACCTTCACCACCGGGCGGGCACACTGGGAAGTGTTGCTGCGCGCACGCGCGATCGAGAACCAGTGCTACGTGATGGCGCCGGCGCAGGGCGGGCGCCATCCGGGCGGGCGCCGCACCTGGGGGCACACGATGATTATTGACCCCTGGGGCGAGGTACTCGCCTGCCGTGAGGAAGGACCGGGCGTGGTGCTTGCCGAGCTCGATCCGGGGCGCATCGCCGAGGTGCGCGAAAGCCTGCCGGCGCTGCGCCACCGTTGTCTGGGCTGA
- a CDS encoding YhdP family protein, with the protein MPWRARVRLLGKWGLRAAVTLWFAFAVLVLVTRHLLLPAVGEFRERIAAAASAGLGLPVSIAAIEGDWAGWRPRLQLSGLRIADAEGRPALSLPRVDATLAWSSLLRLRPYFHRLEIDAPELVARRAGDGALFVAGLPLQGGEDRGGGLQWLLAQRQIVIHGARLRWSDEMRAAPELELEQVEFRLDQRSAPARFALRAQPPQALASMLELRGELARFDPEVLQASAGRLYLALDRAELGGWRPWVDYPLPVSGRGSVRAWLDSDGKGETALTADFALDDVRTRLAGDLPELAVARLDGRLAFERAPRGVVLRARRLALQAEAGLVLEPGDVELRLEHTPDGAAAGGSLVAGELDFAALAGLAAYLPLDAALRERLAGFAPRGRLSDLRLSWRGTTAAPQAWTLSTGFAGIGLFARDGLPGLGGLAGTIEGNQSRGRFRVDGQGAHVELPEVFESGRLAFDRLRAEGGWLEREGRLEIALDRAEFDNADAAGSASGRYWPQAGGAGEIDLQARLDRAAGTAVWRYLPRVVNRNTHDWVRNAILAAAVPEARLRLRGRLEDFPFRNGEGQFLVSVRVADGVLDYAPGWPRIDGIHGELRFEGPGMRIDAERGRILGVNLLDVRVDVPELDQRPSEVMTITGRAQGPTAEFLRFVSASPVSARIGGFTDGMQAEGRGELALKLVMPLRNIDASGIEGEFRFADNRISLIDGLPALEGAGGRLRFTADSLSIPEARAQLFGHPLRVGARTVADGTVRFEAEGKAAVSALRAAYVQPVLDNLSGTLDWKTVIRIGKSGTRGEFSSDLAGLASSLPAPLNKSGTENWPLQLTFDHPAGQASTTVTLQLGTLARAELQRSSAAWASLSGGVALGRATADAVPASTRGVRIAAVLDRLDFDAWRRVLENGEDAADEAGAEEAGGAVEAAGGLPLAGITLAADEVLAFGHGLKAVDLRAVADPGGWKARLDSDLAEGDFDWRRAGGGALSARFRHLSVGSEDEPGEPAVGERDSDGEIHTPPRRLPALDVVAERFRLRGLELGRLEVFARNRGGLWQLERFALDNPDGRLAGKGQWQAAGRQRTQLTFSLETADVGRFSRRLGYPDVVRGGSATLAGDIGWGGAPTRIDYPSLAGRLTLEAGAGQFNKLEPGVGRLLGILSLQSLPRRITLDFRDVFSEGFAFDRISGSIDMASGVLRTEDLEIRGPAARIRMSGAADLVAETQDLRVFVQPTLSESVAIGAAAGLLNPAVGVAAYLAQKVLSDPIEKLFAFEYAVTGTWTDPQVVKRGSVELPPAQLPPAQ; encoded by the coding sequence GTGCCGTGGCGCGCGCGCGTCCGCCTGCTGGGCAAGTGGGGGCTGCGCGCAGCGGTGACGCTGTGGTTCGCATTCGCGGTGCTGGTGCTCGTCACCCGGCATCTGCTGCTGCCGGCGGTGGGCGAGTTTCGCGAACGGATCGCGGCCGCGGCGAGCGCGGGGCTCGGCCTGCCGGTGTCGATCGCGGCGATCGAGGGGGATTGGGCGGGGTGGCGCCCCCGGCTGCAACTCAGCGGGTTGCGCATCGCGGACGCCGAAGGCCGTCCGGCATTGTCCTTGCCCAGGGTCGACGCCACGCTGGCGTGGTCGTCGCTGCTTCGCCTGCGGCCTTATTTCCATCGCCTCGAGATCGACGCACCGGAACTGGTCGCGCGACGCGCCGGGGACGGCGCCTTGTTCGTTGCCGGTCTGCCGCTGCAGGGGGGAGAGGACCGGGGGGGCGGTCTGCAGTGGCTGCTGGCGCAGCGCCAGATCGTCATTCATGGCGCCCGGCTGCGGTGGTCGGACGAAATGCGGGCGGCGCCCGAACTCGAACTCGAACAGGTCGAGTTCCGCCTCGACCAGCGTTCCGCCCCCGCCCGTTTCGCTCTGCGCGCACAGCCGCCGCAAGCGCTTGCATCGATGCTGGAGCTGCGCGGCGAGCTCGCGCGCTTCGATCCCGAGGTACTGCAGGCGTCGGCCGGGCGGCTGTATCTTGCCCTGGATCGGGCCGAGCTCGGCGGCTGGCGGCCCTGGGTCGATTACCCGCTGCCGGTGAGCGGGCGCGGCAGCGTGCGGGCCTGGCTCGACTCCGACGGCAAGGGCGAAACCGCGCTGACCGCCGATTTCGCCCTCGACGATGTCCGTACCCGTCTTGCCGGGGATCTGCCCGAACTCGCGGTCGCCCGCCTCGACGGCCGCCTCGCCTTCGAGCGTGCGCCCCGTGGGGTCGTGCTGCGCGCGCGCCGGCTGGCGCTGCAGGCCGAGGCCGGACTGGTGCTCGAGCCCGGGGATGTCGAGCTGCGCCTGGAGCACACCCCCGACGGTGCTGCCGCGGGCGGAAGCCTGGTTGCCGGGGAGCTGGATTTTGCCGCGCTGGCCGGGCTGGCCGCGTATCTGCCGCTCGATGCGGCGCTGCGCGAGCGGCTCGCCGGCTTTGCGCCGCGGGGCCGTTTGAGCGACCTGCGCCTGAGCTGGCGGGGCACGACCGCTGCGCCGCAGGCCTGGACCCTGTCCACTGGCTTCGCCGGCATCGGCTTGTTCGCCCGCGACGGCCTGCCGGGCTTGGGGGGGCTGGCGGGGACGATCGAAGGGAATCAGAGTCGTGGCCGTTTCCGGGTCGACGGCCAGGGCGCCCATGTGGAGTTGCCTGAAGTGTTCGAAAGCGGGCGTCTGGCGTTCGACCGTCTGCGCGCCGAAGGAGGCTGGCTCGAACGCGAGGGGCGGCTTGAGATCGCACTCGACCGCGCCGAATTCGACAACGCCGATGCCGCCGGCAGCGCCTCCGGACGCTACTGGCCGCAGGCCGGGGGCGCGGGGGAAATCGACCTGCAGGCCCGCCTCGACCGTGCGGCCGGGACTGCGGTGTGGCGCTACCTGCCGCGCGTGGTCAACCGCAATACCCATGACTGGGTGCGCAACGCGATTCTCGCGGCCGCGGTGCCCGAGGCGCGGCTGCGCTTGCGCGGCCGCCTGGAGGACTTCCCTTTCCGCAACGGCGAGGGCCAGTTCTTGGTGTCGGTCCGGGTGGCCGACGGGGTGCTGGACTATGCCCCGGGGTGGCCGCGGATCGACGGCATCCACGGCGAATTGCGCTTCGAAGGGCCGGGAATGCGGATCGACGCCGAGCGGGGACGCATCCTGGGGGTGAATCTGCTCGATGTGCGGGTCGACGTCCCCGAGCTCGATCAGCGCCCCAGCGAGGTCATGACCATCACCGGGCGGGCGCAAGGTCCGACCGCGGAATTCCTGCGCTTCGTGTCGGCGAGCCCGGTCTCGGCGCGCATTGGCGGGTTCACCGACGGCATGCAGGCCGAAGGGCGCGGGGAGCTGGCGCTGAAGCTGGTGATGCCGTTGCGCAACATCGACGCGAGCGGAATCGAAGGCGAATTCCGCTTTGCCGACAATCGGATCTCGCTCATCGACGGGTTGCCGGCACTGGAGGGTGCCGGCGGACGACTGCGCTTTACCGCCGATTCGCTGTCGATACCCGAAGCGCGCGCGCAACTGTTCGGCCATCCGCTGCGGGTGGGCGCGCGCACCGTTGCCGACGGTACGGTGCGCTTCGAGGCCGAGGGCAAGGCGGCGGTTTCGGCGTTGCGCGCCGCTTATGTGCAGCCGGTGCTCGACAACCTCTCCGGCACCCTCGACTGGAAGACGGTGATCCGCATCGGCAAGAGCGGCACGCGGGGAGAGTTCAGCTCCGATCTGGCGGGGCTGGCCTCCAGCCTGCCTGCGCCGCTGAACAAGTCGGGGACGGAAAACTGGCCGCTGCAGCTGACGTTCGATCATCCGGCAGGACAGGCGTCGACCACGGTCACGCTGCAGCTCGGCACCCTCGCCCGGGCCGAGCTGCAGCGCAGCTCGGCAGCATGGGCCTCGCTCTCCGGAGGGGTGGCGCTTGGCCGCGCGACAGCCGATGCCGTGCCGGCCTCGACCCGTGGGGTGCGCATCGCCGCCGTCCTCGACCGGCTCGATTTCGATGCCTGGCGGCGTGTGCTCGAAAACGGAGAGGATGCCGCCGACGAGGCGGGTGCGGAGGAGGCCGGGGGCGCCGTCGAAGCGGCGGGTGGCCTGCCCCTGGCCGGCATCACTTTGGCGGCCGACGAGGTTCTCGCCTTCGGTCACGGTCTGAAGGCGGTGGATCTGCGTGCGGTGGCTGATCCCGGTGGCTGGAAGGCCCGGCTCGACAGCGACCTGGCCGAAGGCGATTTCGACTGGCGCAGGGCGGGCGGTGGCGCCTTGTCCGCCCGCTTCCGGCACTTGTCCGTAGGGAGCGAAGACGAGCCGGGTGAACCGGCGGTGGGAGAGCGCGATAGCGACGGAGAAATCCACACTCCGCCGCGCCGGCTGCCGGCGCTGGATGTGGTCGCCGAGCGCTTCCGGCTGCGTGGGTTGGAACTGGGGCGGCTCGAAGTGTTCGCCCGCAACCGGGGCGGACTGTGGCAGCTCGAACGCTTCGCGCTCGACAACCCCGATGGCCGGCTGGCGGGCAAGGGACAGTGGCAGGCGGCCGGGCGCCAGCGCACGCAGCTGACGTTCAGCCTGGAAACGGCCGATGTCGGGCGTTTTTCGCGCCGCCTGGGCTATCCCGATGTGGTGCGCGGCGGATCGGCGACGCTCGCCGGCGACATCGGCTGGGGGGGGGCGCCGACGCGTATCGACTATCCGTCGCTGGCTGGCCGGTTGACTCTGGAGGCGGGCGCCGGCCAGTTCAACAAGCTCGAGCCCGGTGTCGGCCGCCTGCTCGGCATCCTCAGCCTGCAGTCGCTGCCGCGCCGCATCACGCTCGATTTTCGCGATGTGTTTTCGGAAGGATTCGCCTTCGACCGCATTTCCGGTAGCATCGACATGGCTTCCGGGGTGTTGCGCACCGAGGATCTTGAAATCCGCGGGCCGGCCGCGCGGATCAGGATGAGCGGCGCGGCCGATCTGGTGGCGGAAACCCAGGATCTGCGGGTGTTCGTGCAGCCGACCCTGTCGGAGTCGGTCGCGATCGGCGCCGCGGCCGGGCTGCTGAATCCCGCGGTCGGCGTCGCGGCCTATCTGGCGCAGAAGGTGCTCAGCGACCCGATCGAAAAACTCTTCGCCTTCGAATACGCAGTTACCGGCACCTGGACCGACCCGCAGGTCGTCAAGCGCGGCAGCGTCGAGCTGCCGCCGGCCCAATTGCCGCCGGCCCAATAG
- the glnE gene encoding bifunctional [glutamate--ammonia ligase]-adenylyl-L-tyrosine phosphorylase/[glutamate--ammonia-ligase] adenylyltransferase: MSSPSSAPDEGLQAISCARRFSRYLARMLDSQPWLAAALAASIDGPLAAEQMQRFVAAREAASGSAEAALRPVLRQLRIWVLCHLVVRDLVRGASLDEVTETMTVLAEVAVRHAHQVLRTALVQRYGQPLSPTGWEQELLVIGMGKLGGRELNVSSDIDLIFVYPEDGDTGGAKVISNFEFFERLGKQLIQALAEITEHGQVFRVDMRLRPNGDSGPLVCSFDMLENYFMTQGREWERYAWIKARVLQGERWTELQNIARPFVFRKYLDFGAINAMRSLHAQIRREVTRRDRINNIKLGPGGIREIEFLAQVFQLIRGGRDTALQVRPTLKALALLPERSILDAETVAELSAAYEFLRRLEHRLQYLDDAQTHDLPASDHDQALIAEAMGFADYPALLATLEAHRTRVSHHFDCVFGDPSEEDHSLDATWAHAEDLDSVVPALGELGYRHPRAGAERLAAIHASPRYRQLPNNIKSRFDALMPRLIEAAAGTPGPDDTLARCLDLMEAIGRRGAYLALLQQYPQALRRVADLMGASRWGAQFLARHPILLDEMLDARNLEAPPDWPAFRASLGAEMDALEPDMERQMDLMRERHHAQVFRLLTQDLAGLLTVEKLADHLSELADLMLDLTVPLCWRKIKIRHRDTPRFAVISYGKLGGKELGYASDLDIVFLYDDDAPEAPEVYTRLAQRTNTWLSSQTAAGQLFETDLRLRPNGESGLIATSLESFRKYQLESAWVWEHQALTRARFSAGERAIGEAFERIRDEVLRLPRELDALRAEVLAMRQKMRDAHGGKSALFDLKHDPGGLIDVEFLIQYLVLGHAHAHPQLTGNLGNIALLRIAGELGLIPPALAAACADSYRELRRLQHRQRLNDRPSRVDPDEAGRARQPVLALWESVFGT, from the coding sequence ATGTCTTCCCCCTCCAGCGCACCCGACGAGGGCCTGCAGGCCATCTCCTGCGCGCGCCGCTTCTCGCGCTACCTCGCCCGCATGCTCGACAGCCAGCCCTGGCTGGCCGCGGCGCTCGCCGCCAGCATCGACGGCCCGCTCGCCGCAGAGCAGATGCAGCGCTTCGTCGCCGCCCGCGAAGCGGCGTCCGGCAGCGCCGAGGCCGCATTGCGCCCGGTGCTGCGGCAGTTGCGGATCTGGGTGCTGTGCCATCTGGTCGTGCGCGATCTCGTCCGGGGAGCGTCCCTCGACGAAGTCACCGAGACCATGACCGTGCTCGCCGAAGTCGCGGTGCGCCATGCCCACCAGGTGCTGCGCACCGCACTCGTGCAGCGCTACGGCCAGCCGCTGTCGCCCACCGGCTGGGAACAGGAACTGCTGGTGATCGGCATGGGCAAGCTCGGCGGGCGCGAGCTCAACGTCTCCTCCGACATCGACCTGATCTTCGTCTACCCCGAAGACGGCGACACCGGCGGCGCCAAGGTCATCAGCAACTTCGAATTCTTCGAGCGCCTGGGCAAGCAGCTGATCCAGGCCCTGGCCGAAATCACCGAACACGGCCAGGTCTTCCGCGTCGACATGCGCCTGCGCCCGAACGGCGACTCCGGCCCGCTGGTGTGCAGCTTCGACATGCTCGAGAACTACTTCATGACCCAGGGCCGCGAATGGGAGCGTTACGCCTGGATCAAGGCCCGGGTGCTGCAGGGCGAGCGCTGGACCGAACTGCAGAACATCGCCCGCCCCTTCGTGTTCCGCAAATACCTCGACTTCGGCGCGATCAACGCGATGCGCAGCCTGCACGCACAGATCCGCCGCGAAGTCACGCGCCGCGACCGCATCAACAACATCAAGCTCGGCCCGGGGGGCATCCGCGAGATCGAGTTCCTCGCCCAGGTCTTCCAGCTCATCCGCGGCGGCCGCGACACCGCCTTGCAGGTGCGGCCGACGCTGAAGGCGCTCGCCCTGCTGCCCGAACGCAGCATCCTGGACGCCGAAACCGTGGCCGAATTGTCCGCCGCCTACGAATTCCTGCGCCGGCTGGAACACCGCCTGCAATATCTCGACGACGCCCAGACCCACGACCTGCCCGCCAGCGACCACGACCAGGCGCTGATCGCCGAAGCGATGGGCTTTGCCGACTACCCCGCGCTGCTCGCCACGCTCGAAGCCCATCGCACGCGGGTGAGCCATCATTTCGACTGCGTCTTCGGCGACCCTTCGGAGGAGGACCACAGCCTGGACGCCACCTGGGCACATGCCGAAGATCTCGACAGCGTCGTCCCCGCGCTCGGCGAACTGGGCTACCGCCACCCCCGGGCCGGCGCCGAGCGCCTCGCCGCGATCCACGCCAGCCCGCGCTACCGCCAGCTGCCGAACAACATCAAGAGCCGCTTCGATGCGCTGATGCCGCGCCTGATCGAGGCCGCTGCCGGCACTCCGGGACCAGACGACACCCTGGCGCGCTGCCTCGACCTGATGGAGGCGATCGGCCGTCGCGGCGCCTACCTCGCCCTCCTCCAGCAATATCCGCAGGCCTTGCGCCGGGTCGCCGACCTGATGGGCGCATCGCGCTGGGGGGCACAGTTCCTTGCCCGCCATCCGATCCTGCTCGACGAGATGCTCGATGCCCGCAACCTCGAGGCCCCCCCCGACTGGCCGGCCTTCCGCGCCAGCCTGGGAGCGGAAATGGATGCGCTCGAACCCGACATGGAACGCCAGATGGACCTGATGCGCGAACGCCACCACGCCCAGGTGTTCCGCCTGCTGACCCAGGACCTCGCCGGCCTGCTGACGGTGGAAAAGCTCGCCGACCACCTCTCGGAGCTGGCCGACCTGATGCTCGACCTGACCGTGCCGCTGTGCTGGCGCAAAATCAAGATCCGCCATCGCGACACGCCACGCTTCGCCGTGATCAGCTACGGCAAGCTCGGCGGCAAGGAGCTGGGCTACGCTTCGGATCTCGACATCGTCTTCCTCTACGACGACGACGCGCCCGAAGCGCCCGAGGTCTATACCCGCCTGGCACAGCGCACCAACACCTGGCTCTCCAGCCAGACCGCCGCTGGGCAGCTGTTCGAGACCGACCTGCGCCTGCGCCCCAACGGCGAATCGGGGCTGATCGCCACCTCGCTCGAGTCCTTCCGCAAATACCAGCTCGAATCGGCCTGGGTGTGGGAACATCAGGCCCTCACCCGGGCGCGCTTTTCCGCCGGCGAGCGCGCGATCGGCGAGGCCTTCGAGCGCATCCGCGACGAAGTCCTGCGCCTGCCGCGCGAGCTCGACGCCCTGCGCGCCGAAGTGCTGGCGATGCGCCAGAAGATGCGCGACGCCCACGGCGGCAAGAGCGCCCTGTTCGATCTCAAACACGACCCCGGCGGCCTCATCGACGTCGAGTTTCTGATCCAGTACCTGGTGCTCGGCCACGCCCACGCCCATCCCCAACTCACCGGCAACCTCGGCAACATCGCCTTGCTGCGCATCGCCGGCGAGCTCGGCCTGATCCCCCCCGCGCTCGCCGCCGCCTGCGCCGACAGCTATCGCGAGCTGCGCCGCCTGCAGCACCGCCAGCGTCTCAACGACCGCCCCTCGCGCGTCGATCCGGACGAAGCCGGACGCGCCCGGCAGCCGGTGCTGGCCTTGTGGGAGAGCGTATTCGGAACCTGA
- a CDS encoding CYTH and CHAD domain-containing protein, with the protein MSCEIELKLALPHDALPALRRHLRAAPATRLGNAVTLDNTYYDTPALQLKAHKVAVRIRRQGRRTLQTVKCATLSSGGLSQRPEWEQDHDGAFDFSAVDDPATRRLLERHRDALVPVFTTRFRRETWRHSPREGLAILLMIDTGEVVLSTPEGVERRAPICELELELEQGQPADLLELACALAQDLPLMPADLSKAERGYRLFRDAPPPAPCRSEPSTIAAGDSLIGAFRNLALACVRQWQANATAASAHTSPDEILSECIHQLRVSQRRLRALLKIFAPALPAGFVATWNARLRDNANRFGDARDLDVFCAELLATVRTEGLADADAMALLTRTAENARIDARHRSAHALDIAAQGRLLLEFTLALERLASNSLLEAADLRTFARLRLERLRKRGRRQLDAAATREPAALHALRIGFKQLRYGVEFFAPLFPAKVVKRYQERLACAQTTLGFLQDVDTARARLAQWTAAQPAIAPAAAFVLGWHAPRYTRLRERVIRNCHPLVHGRRPW; encoded by the coding sequence ATGAGCTGCGAAATCGAACTCAAGCTTGCCCTGCCGCACGACGCCTTGCCGGCATTGCGCCGCCATCTTCGGGCAGCGCCGGCAACCCGCCTCGGCAACGCCGTCACCCTCGACAACACCTACTACGACACCCCGGCGCTGCAGCTCAAGGCACACAAGGTCGCCGTACGCATCCGCCGCCAAGGTCGGCGCACCTTGCAGACCGTCAAATGCGCGACACTCTCCAGCGGCGGCTTGTCGCAGCGCCCGGAATGGGAGCAGGACCATGACGGAGCGTTCGATTTTTCCGCCGTCGACGATCCCGCGACACGCCGCCTGCTCGAGCGTCACCGCGACGCCCTGGTGCCGGTCTTCACCACCCGCTTCCGCCGCGAAACCTGGCGCCATTCCCCCCGCGAAGGGCTCGCCATCCTGCTGATGATCGACACCGGGGAAGTCGTCCTGAGCACCCCCGAAGGGGTCGAGCGCCGGGCGCCGATCTGCGAGCTGGAACTGGAACTCGAACAGGGCCAGCCTGCCGATCTGCTCGAACTCGCCTGCGCGCTGGCACAGGATCTGCCGCTGATGCCGGCCGACCTTTCCAAAGCCGAGCGCGGCTACCGCCTGTTTCGCGATGCACCACCGCCCGCCCCCTGCCGCAGCGAGCCTTCCACCATCGCCGCCGGCGACAGCCTGATCGGCGCCTTCCGCAACCTGGCGCTGGCCTGCGTGCGCCAGTGGCAGGCCAACGCCACGGCAGCGTCCGCCCACACTTCCCCGGATGAGATCCTCTCCGAGTGCATCCATCAATTGCGGGTCTCGCAGCGCCGCCTGCGTGCCCTGCTCAAAATCTTTGCTCCCGCCCTGCCGGCCGGCTTCGTCGCCACCTGGAACGCCCGCCTCCGTGACAATGCCAACCGCTTCGGCGATGCCCGCGACCTCGACGTGTTCTGCGCCGAACTGCTCGCAACGGTCCGCACCGAAGGGCTGGCCGACGCCGACGCCATGGCGCTGCTGACGAGGACCGCGGAAAACGCACGGATCGATGCACGGCACCGCAGCGCCCACGCGCTCGACATCGCCGCCCAGGGCCGGCTGCTGCTCGAATTCACCCTTGCCCTGGAGCGGCTGGCAAGCAACAGCCTGCTCGAGGCGGCCGATCTGCGCACCTTCGCCCGCCTGCGCCTGGAGCGCCTGCGCAAACGCGGACGACGGCAGCTCGACGCCGCCGCCACCCGCGAGCCCGCCGCCCTTCACGCGCTGCGGATCGGTTTCAAGCAGTTGCGCTACGGCGTCGAATTCTTCGCCCCGCTGTTTCCGGCCAAGGTGGTCAAGCGCTACCAGGAGCGACTTGCGTGCGCCCAGACCACGCTCGGTTTCTTGCAAGACGTCGATACCGCCCGCGCCCGGCTCGCGCAATGGACCGCAGCCCAGCCGGCGATCGCCCCCGCCGCCGCGTTCGTGCTCGGCTGGCATGCCCCGCGCTACACTCGCCTGCGCGAGCGGGTGATCCGCAACTGCCACCCTCTGGTGCATGGGCGCAGGCCATGGTGA
- a CDS encoding SixA phosphatase family protein, with protein MNLLLWRHAEAADGLPDHTRPLTARGLEQARRMAHWIEAHRPKDLRVLASPSLRTRQTASALTDDFRIVAGLGPDGSVADLLAASGWPDASGATLVIGHQPALGRLAALLLSGTEADWTIKKGALWWFTNRVREGETQTVLRAAIPSDLL; from the coding sequence ATGAACCTGCTGCTCTGGCGCCACGCGGAAGCCGCCGATGGCCTCCCCGACCACACCCGCCCACTCACCGCCCGCGGCCTCGAGCAGGCCCGGCGCATGGCACACTGGATCGAAGCCCACCGCCCCAAGGATCTACGGGTGCTGGCGAGCCCGAGCCTGCGCACGCGCCAGACCGCGTCGGCGCTCACCGACGATTTCCGCATCGTGGCCGGACTCGGCCCGGACGGCAGCGTCGCCGACCTGCTCGCGGCCAGCGGCTGGCCCGATGCCAGCGGCGCCACCCTGGTCATCGGTCATCAGCCCGCACTCGGCCGCCTCGCCGCGCTGCTGCTGTCCGGCACCGAAGCCGACTGGACGATCAAGAAGGGAGCCTTGTGGTGGTTCACCAACCGCGTCCGGGAAGGCGAAACCCAGACCGTGCTGCGCGCGGCGATCCCTTCCGACCTTCTGTAG
- a CDS encoding DUF2062 domain-containing protein has protein sequence MLERFLPSHDAIKRSRLLRWLGPRIHDPLLWHINRRTVARGVAMGVFFGLMIPIAQIPAAAMASLLLRGNLWIAAVSTLISNPLTYGPLYYLAYRLGAGVIGTRTPPDLTPSDIEAPVRMIDSLAQAWVWVTGIGQPLLVGMLIMAVTGATLGYWGTQLFWRIKVANKRRHARRNRQSRPKVIPPGPLGSR, from the coding sequence ATGCTCGAACGCTTCTTGCCCTCCCACGACGCCATCAAGCGCAGCCGCCTGCTGCGTTGGCTCGGGCCACGCATTCACGACCCGCTGCTGTGGCACATCAATCGCCGCACAGTCGCACGCGGCGTTGCCATGGGGGTGTTCTTCGGGCTGATGATCCCAATCGCGCAGATCCCCGCAGCCGCCATGGCTTCACTGCTGCTGCGCGGCAACCTGTGGATCGCCGCCGTCTCCACCCTGATCAGCAATCCCCTGACCTACGGCCCCCTTTATTACTTGGCCTATCGGCTCGGAGCCGGCGTGATCGGCACGCGCACACCGCCCGACCTCACTCCCAGCGACATCGAGGCGCCGGTCCGCATGATCGACTCGCTCGCCCAAGCCTGGGTCTGGGTCACCGGGATCGGCCAGCCCCTGCTCGTCGGAATGCTGATCATGGCCGTCACCGGTGCGACCCTCGGTTACTGGGGCACTCAGCTGTTCTGGCGCATCAAGGTGGCGAACAAGCGGCGCCACGCCCGCCGTAACCGGCAATCGCGGCCCAAGGTCATTCCCCCCGGGCCGCTCGGCAGCCGCTGA